A portion of the Vicinamibacterales bacterium genome contains these proteins:
- a CDS encoding NPCBM/NEW2 domain-containing protein: MPDALFPDLDARPAERPTETFAGMPSESRPKRDEVPGEAASTRMAGPSVRTRPIALEEAHAPDHLASLETKAATDVGREAMGGGALLAAGKRYEAVVPARAGNDVEYDVKGLYNGVVAEAAVDDGFEGSLRFVVIGDGRELWASDSLSKGSTPIPVRVSIAGVKRLVLRATAVGRTPAGDRGTEGTSMRMGAQAGWIGARLNGPVNTR; this comes from the coding sequence ATGCCTGATGCGCTCTTCCCTGATCTCGACGCGCGGCCCGCGGAGCGCCCGACCGAGACATTCGCGGGGATGCCGAGCGAGTCCCGGCCAAAGCGAGACGAAGTGCCTGGCGAAGCGGCTTCCACCAGAATGGCGGGGCCTTCGGTTCGCACCCGTCCGATTGCATTGGAGGAAGCGCATGCGCCGGATCATCTGGCGTCGCTCGAGACGAAAGCGGCGACGGACGTCGGCCGCGAGGCGATGGGTGGCGGCGCGCTCTTGGCCGCGGGCAAGCGCTACGAAGCGGTCGTTCCGGCGCGTGCGGGAAACGACGTCGAGTACGACGTGAAGGGGTTGTACAACGGCGTCGTCGCAGAGGCGGCAGTCGATGACGGTTTCGAAGGCAGCCTGCGCTTCGTGGTCATCGGCGATGGACGAGAGCTGTGGGCGAGCGACTCATTGAGCAAGGGGAGCACGCCGATTCCGGTTCGTGTGAGCATCGCGGGCGTCAAGCGACTCGTGCTGCGCGCAACGGCCGTTGGCAGGACACCAGCCGGCGACCGCGGAACCGAGGGCACAAGCATGCGCATGGGCGCGCAGGCGGGCTGGATCGGCGCCCGGCTGAACGGTCCAGTGAACACGCGATGA